The Solanum lycopersicum chromosome 6, SLM_r2.1 genome has a window encoding:
- the LOC101261930 gene encoding uncharacterized protein isoform X1, translated as MKEGNGQEELPSSPYRVLQQISEEAVRVAGEALQNVYSSSSSKFSTTGVGHRRSRSETVTSSVQRSGSNFTKWKSQMQKTLRNWGSTSQEDSSFLSFNPEVLANQKRQWYQLHSKTSDYKKYKELDSIFEHFVIIGLHPDANLEDVEDAFARRKKWEVQLETSDMVDFRMLSNCGPSVPSLEPQVLFKYPPGKKLAMRLKDLAAFCFPGGVKAHVMERTPSFSELNELVYGQEHLGRDDSSFVFSLKVADNATLYGVCLHVPEIVQRPPAIYVSSSPPSQSSIGRSRFLVSAPRCYCLLTRFPLFELHYEMLNSVIAQERLNRITHFVSEINLTDFIPSASKMNDASNASVNSSYRDDEADWTSSAIPVDSAIALTAAAAGIISDDEVPSSSSKWEVSSPVSVTASEASDHSQTRGFGKDGGRNILYVDDCGSEASEIRSDTTERVYGIQDNYRTPESGPFVFSKVHSLERFGSFESLFSSARSMASEEEDDDLFFSNDKDAGCEMILEWARENKNDLLQIVCSYHSLSLPPRGSKITFQPLEHLPAIQYERISVCELGICEKHLGTSTNDSDDIAKVNFHLAAAEEAVGLSLWTTATICRSLSIETILALITGVLLEKQVVIVCPNLGVLSAVVLSLIPIIRPFQWQSLFLPILPGKMMDFLDAPVPFIVGLQHKPTDLKMRSANLVRVNVTKDQIKSCYLPLLPRRKQLLSELRPIHARLLHEESVAQRRPIYRCNEVQAEAAAQFLTVMRLYLESLCSDLRSHTITSVQSNSDRVSILLKDSFIDSFPGRDQPFVKHFVDTQLFTVLSDARLSSYENE; from the exons atgaaagaaggCAACGGGCAAGAGGAATTGCCATCATCACCATACAGGGTATTACAGCAAATATCCGAGGAAGCAGTAAGAGTGGCTGGTGAGGCACTGCAAAATGTTTACTCTAGTAGCAGTTCAAAATTTTCCACAACTGGGGTTGGACATAGAAGAAGTCGTAGTGAAACAGTGACTTCTTCTGTTCAAAGAAGTGGCAGTAACTTCACGAAATGGAAGTCTCAAATGCAAAAGACTTTGCGAAATTGGGGTTCTACTTCACAGGAAGACAGCTCGTTTTTATCCTTTAATCCTGAGGTTTTGGCTAACCAAAAGAGACAGTGGTATCAGCTTCATTCCAAAACCTCG GATTATAAGAAATATAAGGAGCTCGACTCGATTTTTGAGCACTTTGTTATCATCGGTCTTCATCCAGATGCTAATCTTGAGGATGTCGAGGATGCATTTGCCAGGAGAAAGAAATGGGAAGTACAGTTAGAAACATCTGACATGGTGGATTTCAGAATGCTTTCAAATTGTGGCCCTTCAGTTCCATCTCTAGAGCCTCAG GTTCTATTTAAGTATCCTCCTGGAAAGAAGCTCGCTATGCGTTTGAAGGATTTGGCAGCATTTTGCTTTCCTGGAGGTGTCAAG GCACATGTGATGGAAAGGACACCGTCATTTAGTGAATTAAATGAACTGGTCTACGGGCAG GAGCATTTAGGCAGAGATGACTCGTCGTTCGTATTTTCTCTTAAG GTGGCAGACAATGCTACCCTTTATGGTGTATGTTTACATGTACCAGAAATTGTTCAGAGACCACCAGCTATCTATGTTTCTTCATCACCCCCTTCCCAGTCATCAATTGGTCGCAGTCGGTTTTTGGTTTCTGCACCTCGCTGTTATTGTCTTTTGACTAGATTTCCTTTATTTGAATTGCACTACGAGATGCTGAACAG CGTAATTGCACAAGAGCGCCTGAATAGGATAACACATTTTGTTAGTGAAATAAATCTCACCGATTTTATCCCCTCTGCATCGAAAATGAATGATGCATCAAATGCAAGCGTTAATTCCTCTTATAGGGATGATGAAGCAGATTGGACATCTTCTGCAATACCAGTTGACAGTGCAATTGCTCTTACTGCTGCTGCAGCTGGGATAATCTCAGACGATGAGGTtccctcatcatcatcaaagtGGGAAGTTTCTTCACCTGTAAGTGTCACTGCCAGTGAGGCATCAGATCATAGTCAAACAAGAGGATTTGGTAAGGATGGGGGAAGGAACATCCTTTACGTTGATGATTGTGGCTCTGAAGCTTCAGAAATTCGATCTGATACCACTGAAAGGGTTTATGGAATTCAAGACAATTACCGAACCCCTGAGAGTGGGCCTTTTGTCTTCTCAAAAGTCCATTCATTGGAGCGTTTTGGAAGCTTTGAATCCTTATTTAG TTCAGCACGAAGTATGGCATCCGAGGAGGAAGATGATGACTTATTTTTCAGCAATGACAAGGATGCTGGGTGTGAGATGATACTGGAGTGGGCTAGA GAGAATAAGAATGATTTGCTGCAAATAGTTTGTAGTTATCATTCCTTGTCTCTTCCACCACGAGGAAGTAAGATCACTTTTCAGCCACTTGAACATCTGCCGGCTATTCAATACGAGAGAATTTCAGTTTGTGAACTCGGAATTTGTGAGAAACATCTGGGTACAAGTACGAATGATTCAGATGATATTGCAAAG GTAAATTTCCATTTAGCCGCTGCTGAGGAAGCTGTTGGACTATCTCTATGGACAACCGCAACAATATGTCGTTCACTTTCAATTGAGACT ATATTGGCCTTAATCACTGGTGTGCTTCTCGAAAAACAAGTGGTTATTGTGTGCCCCAATTTG GGTGTTCTATCTGCTGTGGTGCTGTCTCTGATTCCCATTATTCGCCCATTTCAATGGCAGAGTTTATTCTTACCT ATTTTGCCTGGGAAGATGATGGATTTTCTTGATGCTCCCGTACCTTTCATT GTTGGGCTGCAGCACAAACCAACTGACTTGAAGATGAGAAGTGCTAATCTTGTCCGTGTTAATGTAACCAAAGATCAG ATAAAATCTTGTTACTTGCCTCTACTTCCTCGACGTAAGCAGCTTCTATCAGAACTACGGCCAATCCATGCCAGATTGTTACATGAAGAATCTGTTGCTCAACGGCGCCCTATATACAGATGCAATGAAGTACAG GCTGAAGCTGCAGCACAATTCTTGACTGTTATGCGGCTCTATTTGGAGTCTCTTTGTTCAGATTTGAGGTCTCATACAATAACTAGTGTACAGTCAAACAGTGACCGG GTTTCAATACTTCTAAAAGATAGCTTTATTGATTCTTTTCCTGGTAGAGATCAACCTTTTGTGAAG CATTTTGTGGATACACAACTTTTCACTGTTTTGTCAGATGCTCGTCTTTCAAGCTATGAGAACGAGTAG
- the LOC101261631 gene encoding subtilisin-like protease SBT1.2, translating into MELKFQFYFLCFLLCFIPLLQAQNFRTYIVQLHPQHASTRTPFSSKLQWHLSFLENFISSGENSSSRLLYSYHSAFEGFAALLSENELKALKKSNDVLSIYPERKLEVQTTYSYKFLGLSPTKEGTWLKSGFGRGAIIGVLDTGIWPESPSFVDHGMSPIPKKWKGICQEGKNFNSSSCNRKLIGARFFQIGHMMASKISKSIDFVEDYVSPRDSEGHGTHTASTAGGAPVPMASVLGNGAGEARGMAPGAHIAIYKVCWSSGCYSSDILAAMDVAIRDGVDILSLSIGGFPVPLFEDTIAIGSFRAMERGISVICAAGNNGPIRSSVANEAPWIATIGASTLDRKFPAIIQLGNGKYVYGESLYPGKQVHNSQKVLEIVYLSDGDNGSEFCLRGSLPRAKVRGKIVVCDRGVNGRAEKGQVVKESGGVAMILANTAVNMEEDSVDVHVLPATLIGFDESIQLQSYMNSTRKPTARIIFGGTVIGKSSAPAVAQFSSRGPSFTDPSILKPDMIAPGVNIIAAWPQNLGPSGLAEDSRRVNFTVLSGTSMACPHVSGIAALLHSIHPKWSPAAIKSALMTTADTTNHQGKSIMDGDTPAGLFAIGAGHVNPGRSDDPGLIYDIIAKDYITHLCTIGYKNSEIFSITHKNVSCHDVLQKKRGFSLNYPSISVIFKAGKTRKMITRRVTNVGSPNSTYSVEIVEPEGVKVRVKPRRLVFKRVNQSLSYRVWFISRKRIGTQKRSFAEGQLMWINSRDKYQKVRSPISVAWASKK; encoded by the exons ATGGAACTCAAATTCCAATTCTATTTTCTCTGTTTTCTACTCTGTTTTATTCCCCTGCTACAAGCTCAAAATTTTCGAACTTATATAGTACAATTACATCCACAACATGCATCAACAAGAACCCCTTTTAGTTCTAAACTTCAATGGCACCTttcatttcttgaaaatttcattTCCTCAGGCGAAAACTCGAGTTCTCGCCTTTTATACTCTTACCATTCTGCATTCGAAGGTTTTGCAGCTCTTCTATCTGAAAATGAGCTAAAGGCACTGAAGAAATCGAATGACGTGTTATCGATATATCCGGAGAGGAAGCTTGAGGTTCAAACAACATATTCTTATAAGTTCTTAGGACTTAGTCCTACGAAGGAAG GTACTTGGTTGAAGTCTGGATTTGGTCGAGGCGCGATCATTGGAGTTCTTGATACTGGAATTTGGCCAGAAAGTCCAAGTTTTGTTGATCATGGAATGTCTCCTATTCCAAAGAAATGGAAAGGTATCTGTCAAGAAGGGAAAAACTTCAATTCTTCAAGTTGCAATCGCAAGCTTATTGGTGCAAGGTTCTTCCAGATAGGACACATGATGGCATCAAAGATATCAAAATCGATAGATTTTGTGGAGGATTATGTATCTCCTAGAGATTCTGAAGGTCATGGTACACATACAGCATCTACTGCAGGGGGAGCTCCCGTTCCAATGGCGAGTGTGCTTGGAAATGGAGCAGGGGAAGCTCGAGGGATGGCCCCTGGTGCTCATATCGCGATATACAAAGTTTGTTGGTCCAGTGGTTGTTATAGTTCTGATATACTTGCAGCTATGGATGTAGCTATCAGAGATGGAGTAGACATATTGTCACTTTCAATTGGTGGTTTCCCTGTTCCGCTTTTTGAGGATACTATTGCTATTGGCAGTTTTAGAGCTATGGAGCGTGGAATTTCAGTTATATGTGCTGCAGGAAATAATGGTCCAATTCGAAGTTCAGTAGCAAATGAGGCTCCTTGGATTGCCACTATTGGTGCTAGCACACTTGACAGGAAATTTCCAGCAATAATTCAGCTAG GTAATGGCAAGTATGTGTATGGAGAATCCTTGTACCCAGGGAAACAAGTTCATAATTCTCAGAAAGTTCTTGAGATTGTTTATCTCAGCGATGGAGATAATGGAAGTGAATTTTGCTTAAGAGGCTCTCTTCCAAGAGCAAAAGTCCGTGGAAAAATCGTTGTATGTGATCGTGGAGTTAATGGAAGAGCAGAGAAAGGTCAAGTTGTTAAAGAATCAGGTGGTGTTGCCATGATCCTAGCAAATACAGCAGTAAATATGGAGGAAGATTCTGTCGACGTACATGTCCTACCTGCAACATTGATTGGTTTCGACGAATCAATTCAGTTGCAAAGCTATATGAACTCAACACGAAAACCAACAGCTCGAATCATATTTGGAGGAACAGTTATAGGAAAATCCAGTGCACCTGCTGTAGCACAGTTTTCTTCAAGGGGTCCAAGTTTtactgatccttcaattctcAAACCTGATATGATTGCTCCAG GTGTCAACATTATCGCTGCTTGGCCGCAAAATCTAGGCCCTAGTGGCCTGGCTGAGGATTCAAGAAGAGTAAACTTCACCGTCTTATCAGGAACTTCAATGGCTTGTCCTCATGTTAGTGGCATTGCTGCACTACTCCATTCAATTCATCCTAAATGGTCACCAGCTGCAATCAAATCCGCGCTAATGACAACTGCAGACACAACAAACCATCAAGGAAAATCAATCATGGATGGTGACACACCAGCTGGACTTTTCGCTATAGGAGCTGGACATGTAAATCCTGGAAGATCCGATGATCCCGGATTAATATATGACATTATTGCAAAAGACTATATCACTCACCTTTGCACTATTGGTTACAAAAACTCAGAAATCTTTAGCATTACTCACAAGAACGTTAGCTGCCACGACGTTTTGCAGAAAAAGAGGGGTTTTAGCCTCAATTACCCCTCTATATCCGTAATCTTTAAGGCaggaaaaacaagaaaaatgatCACAAGGAGAGTGACAAATGTGGGGAGTCCTAATTCAACCTACTCAGTTGAAATTGTGGAACCAGAAGGAGTTAAAGTGAGAGTTAAACCGCGACGTCTGGTATTTAAACGTGTAAATCAAAGTTTAAGTTACAGAGTTTGGTTTATATCAAGGAAGAGAATTGGGACTCAAAAGAGAAGCTTTGCAGAAGGACAATTGATGTGGATCAACTCCAGAGATAAATACCAGAAAGTTAGAAGTCCTATTTCAGTTGCATGGGCATCAAAGAAGTGA
- the LOC101261930 gene encoding uncharacterized protein isoform X2: protein MKEGNGQEELPSSPYRVLQQISEEAVRVAGEALQNVYSSSSSKFSTTGVGHRRSRSETVTSSVQRSGSNFTKWKSQMQKTLRNWGSTSQEDSSFLSFNPEVLANQKRQWYQLHSKTSDYKKYKELDSIFEHFVIIGLHPDANLEDVEDAFARRKKWEVQLETSDMVDFRMLSNCGPSVPSLEPQVLFKYPPGKKLAMRLKDLAAFCFPGGVKAHVMERTPSFSELNELVYGQEHLGRDDSSFVFSLKVADNATLYGVCLHVPEIVQRPPAIYVSSSPPSQSSIGRSRFLVSAPRCYCLLTRFPLFELHYEMLNSVIAQERLNRITHFVSEINLTDFIPSASKMNDASNASVNSSYRDDEADWTSSAIPVDSAIALTAAAAGIISDDEVPSSSSKWEVSSPVSVTASEASDHSQTRGFGKDGGRNILYVDDCGSEASEIRSDTTERVYGIQDNYRTPESGPFVFSKVHSLERFGSFESLFSSARSMASEEEDDDLFFSNDKDAGCEMILEWARENKNDLLQIVCSYHSLSLPPRGSKITFQPLEHLPAIQYERISVCELGICEKHLGTSTNDSDDIAKVNFHLAAAEEAVGLSLWTTATICRSLSIETILALITGVLLEKQVVIVCPNLGVLSAVVLSLIPIIRPFQWQSLFLPILPGKMMDFLDAPVPFIVGLQHKPTDLKMRSANLVRVNVTKDQIKSCYLPLLPRRKQLLSELRPIHARLLHEESVAQRRPIYRCNEVQAEAAAQFLTVMRLYLESLCSDLRSHTITSVQSNSDRVSILLKDSFIDSFPGRDQPFVKIRSARGHGSLLSIYQML from the exons atgaaagaaggCAACGGGCAAGAGGAATTGCCATCATCACCATACAGGGTATTACAGCAAATATCCGAGGAAGCAGTAAGAGTGGCTGGTGAGGCACTGCAAAATGTTTACTCTAGTAGCAGTTCAAAATTTTCCACAACTGGGGTTGGACATAGAAGAAGTCGTAGTGAAACAGTGACTTCTTCTGTTCAAAGAAGTGGCAGTAACTTCACGAAATGGAAGTCTCAAATGCAAAAGACTTTGCGAAATTGGGGTTCTACTTCACAGGAAGACAGCTCGTTTTTATCCTTTAATCCTGAGGTTTTGGCTAACCAAAAGAGACAGTGGTATCAGCTTCATTCCAAAACCTCG GATTATAAGAAATATAAGGAGCTCGACTCGATTTTTGAGCACTTTGTTATCATCGGTCTTCATCCAGATGCTAATCTTGAGGATGTCGAGGATGCATTTGCCAGGAGAAAGAAATGGGAAGTACAGTTAGAAACATCTGACATGGTGGATTTCAGAATGCTTTCAAATTGTGGCCCTTCAGTTCCATCTCTAGAGCCTCAG GTTCTATTTAAGTATCCTCCTGGAAAGAAGCTCGCTATGCGTTTGAAGGATTTGGCAGCATTTTGCTTTCCTGGAGGTGTCAAG GCACATGTGATGGAAAGGACACCGTCATTTAGTGAATTAAATGAACTGGTCTACGGGCAG GAGCATTTAGGCAGAGATGACTCGTCGTTCGTATTTTCTCTTAAG GTGGCAGACAATGCTACCCTTTATGGTGTATGTTTACATGTACCAGAAATTGTTCAGAGACCACCAGCTATCTATGTTTCTTCATCACCCCCTTCCCAGTCATCAATTGGTCGCAGTCGGTTTTTGGTTTCTGCACCTCGCTGTTATTGTCTTTTGACTAGATTTCCTTTATTTGAATTGCACTACGAGATGCTGAACAG CGTAATTGCACAAGAGCGCCTGAATAGGATAACACATTTTGTTAGTGAAATAAATCTCACCGATTTTATCCCCTCTGCATCGAAAATGAATGATGCATCAAATGCAAGCGTTAATTCCTCTTATAGGGATGATGAAGCAGATTGGACATCTTCTGCAATACCAGTTGACAGTGCAATTGCTCTTACTGCTGCTGCAGCTGGGATAATCTCAGACGATGAGGTtccctcatcatcatcaaagtGGGAAGTTTCTTCACCTGTAAGTGTCACTGCCAGTGAGGCATCAGATCATAGTCAAACAAGAGGATTTGGTAAGGATGGGGGAAGGAACATCCTTTACGTTGATGATTGTGGCTCTGAAGCTTCAGAAATTCGATCTGATACCACTGAAAGGGTTTATGGAATTCAAGACAATTACCGAACCCCTGAGAGTGGGCCTTTTGTCTTCTCAAAAGTCCATTCATTGGAGCGTTTTGGAAGCTTTGAATCCTTATTTAG TTCAGCACGAAGTATGGCATCCGAGGAGGAAGATGATGACTTATTTTTCAGCAATGACAAGGATGCTGGGTGTGAGATGATACTGGAGTGGGCTAGA GAGAATAAGAATGATTTGCTGCAAATAGTTTGTAGTTATCATTCCTTGTCTCTTCCACCACGAGGAAGTAAGATCACTTTTCAGCCACTTGAACATCTGCCGGCTATTCAATACGAGAGAATTTCAGTTTGTGAACTCGGAATTTGTGAGAAACATCTGGGTACAAGTACGAATGATTCAGATGATATTGCAAAG GTAAATTTCCATTTAGCCGCTGCTGAGGAAGCTGTTGGACTATCTCTATGGACAACCGCAACAATATGTCGTTCACTTTCAATTGAGACT ATATTGGCCTTAATCACTGGTGTGCTTCTCGAAAAACAAGTGGTTATTGTGTGCCCCAATTTG GGTGTTCTATCTGCTGTGGTGCTGTCTCTGATTCCCATTATTCGCCCATTTCAATGGCAGAGTTTATTCTTACCT ATTTTGCCTGGGAAGATGATGGATTTTCTTGATGCTCCCGTACCTTTCATT GTTGGGCTGCAGCACAAACCAACTGACTTGAAGATGAGAAGTGCTAATCTTGTCCGTGTTAATGTAACCAAAGATCAG ATAAAATCTTGTTACTTGCCTCTACTTCCTCGACGTAAGCAGCTTCTATCAGAACTACGGCCAATCCATGCCAGATTGTTACATGAAGAATCTGTTGCTCAACGGCGCCCTATATACAGATGCAATGAAGTACAG GCTGAAGCTGCAGCACAATTCTTGACTGTTATGCGGCTCTATTTGGAGTCTCTTTGTTCAGATTTGAGGTCTCATACAATAACTAGTGTACAGTCAAACAGTGACCGG GTTTCAATACTTCTAAAAGATAGCTTTATTGATTCTTTTCCTGGTAGAGATCAACCTTTTGTGAAG ATAAGAAGCGCAAGAGGACATGGCTCATTACTGTCAATATACCAAATGTTGTAG